From Myxococcales bacterium:
TTGCTCGGCGGCGGCCACCTGAATCTTCGCGAGCTCGCCCTCGTCGGTGAGGAGCGCGCGCACGGTCGCGTCGTCTTGCCCGTGGTCCTTCGCGAGGCTCACCAAGACATCGACGTCGCTGATGTCTTTGCCTTCGAGAAAATAGGCAGCGAAGAGAGCCTTCGCGAGCTTCGCCCTTTTTGATGCATCTTGCACATGCTCGAGGAGCACGTGAGCGCGCCGCGTGTTGGGCGTGCGCCGCACCTTCTTGAAGTCGAGCTCGATGCCGGCCGCGCGCGCCACCGACTCGACGCGCGCGAACATGGCCTCCGGGTCGGCGCCGTACTTGGTACGCAAACGCTCCCTCAAGTCCGCGCCTTCCGGCGGCGTCGTGGGGTCGAGGAGAAACGGCTGGAACACGACCTCCGCGGCGACGTCGGGACGTAGCGCGAGCGCCTTCTCGAGGTTCATCGTGCCGATGAAGCACCACGGGCAGATGACGTCGCTGACGACTTCGATGCGGAGCGCCTTGGCCATAGAGAGGATGATGGGGTCAACGGGGGAGCAAGGAAAGGCTGACAAGGGCGCTGCGGCGGACAGCGTGAACCGACGCGTCAGCGAAACAGAGCCTTCTGGGTCGCGCGGGCCATCGCACCGAGGTCTTTGACCTTGCCGAGGCGCGTTCGACCGCCCAAGAGCTCACGCACGAGCGTCGCCGACGA
This genomic window contains:
- a CDS encoding DsbA family oxidoreductase — translated: MSAFPCSPVDPIILSMAKALRIEVVSDVICPWCFIGTMNLEKALALRPDVAAEVVFQPFLLDPTTPPEGADLRERLRTKYGADPEAMFARVESVARAAGIELDFKKVRRTPNTRRAHVLLEHVQDASKRAKLAKALFAAYFLEGKDISDVDVLVSLAKDHGQDDATVRALLTDEGELAKIQVAAAEQASRGIRGVPFFVFNDRLGVSGAQPPEILCQAMDQALAGG